In the Lebetimonas natsushimae genome, one interval contains:
- the purC gene encoding phosphoribosylaminoimidazolesuccinocarboxamide synthase, translating into MKLLYEGKAKKIYEADNPNEVICEFKDSLTAFNGEKAASESGKGELNCAITTLIFKALEKEGIPTHLIKQIDSTKLLVKKVDIIPIEVVVRNIAAGSLSKRLGLKEGEKLPFTIVEFYYKNDDLNDPLINDDHAMILNLVNDRKELDILREYGRKINEFLTKFFDKIGLTLVDFKVEFGKDKDGHIILADEITPDSCRLWDKKTGKKMDKDLFRFDLGDIKEAYTEILKRLKEVK; encoded by the coding sequence ATGAAACTTTTATATGAAGGAAAAGCAAAAAAAATTTATGAAGCTGATAATCCAAATGAAGTAATATGCGAATTTAAAGATTCACTTACGGCTTTTAACGGAGAAAAAGCGGCAAGTGAAAGCGGAAAAGGCGAATTAAACTGTGCAATTACCACTCTTATTTTCAAAGCTCTTGAAAAAGAAGGAATCCCGACACATTTAATTAAACAGATAGATAGTACTAAATTGCTTGTTAAAAAAGTCGATATAATTCCTATAGAAGTGGTCGTAAGAAATATTGCGGCGGGAAGTTTATCAAAAAGATTGGGACTTAAAGAAGGGGAGAAATTACCATTTACAATTGTTGAATTTTATTATAAAAATGATGATTTAAACGATCCTTTAATTAATGATGACCATGCAATGATACTTAATTTAGTAAATGACAGAAAAGAACTTGATATTCTAAGAGAATATGGAAGAAAAATAAATGAATTTTTAACTAAATTTTTTGATAAAATTGGACTTACATTAGTAGATTTCAAAGTGGAATTTGGAAAAGATAAAGACGGGCATATAATTTTAGCTGATGAAATTACACCTGATAGTTGCAGATTATGGGACAAAAAAACAGGAAAAAAAATGGATAAAGACCTTTTTAGATTTGATTTAGGTGATATAAAAGAAGCGTATACCGAAATATTAAAAAGATTAAAGGAAGTAAAATGA
- the purS gene encoding phosphoribosylformylglycinamidine synthase subunit PurS: MKIAVNVHLKKGVLDPQGKAVLHALETLGFTDVKDVRVGKQIIIDIDTADKKKAIEEAKKMADELLANPVIENYEIEVK, from the coding sequence ATGAAAATAGCTGTAAATGTTCATTTAAAAAAGGGAGTTTTGGATCCTCAGGGAAAAGCGGTATTACATGCACTTGAAACTCTCGGATTTACAGATGTAAAAGATGTAAGGGTTGGAAAACAGATTATAATAGATATTGATACCGCAGACAAAAAAAAAGCAATTGAAGAAGCAAAAAAAATGGCAGACGAATTACTTGCAAACCCAGTAATTGAAAATTATGAAATTGAGGTAAAATAA